One genomic window of Methanosalsum zhilinae DSM 4017 includes the following:
- a CDS encoding sodium-translocating pyrophosphatase, with protein sequence MDGLIYLAPIAGIISLVFAAFFARSVLKEGTGTEKMQEVSLAIQEGAMAYLNRQFKTIAVVAIIIAVLILVLLGDVGPKIAIGFLVGAASSALAGYIGMNVSVRANVRTAHAASKNLKHALSVAFRGGAVTGLAVVGLALLGTSGFYIVYGDVDLILGFAFGASLISLFARVGGGIYTKAADVGADLVGKIEAGIPEDDPRNAGVIADNVGDNVGDCAGMGADLFETYVVTVLAAMLLGSLIIEIHPNAILYPLILGAVAIFASIIAMFFVKVGDDGKIMKALYKGVAVAAILCMVAFYFVTVWLFGDVRFYFAALVGVVIMVLMVVFTEYYTSTSYRPVKTIAESSETGAGTNVISGLAIGFESTALPMIVIAGGILAAFFVVGGATAPAIGLYGIAIAAAAMLSTTGMIVALDSYGPVTDNAGGIAEMAGLPSDVREITDALDAVGNTTKAVTKGYAIGSAALGALALFADYRHKVDLDIGVLALDNPLVLVGLFIGALLPFIFSAVTMRAVGRAAFKVVNEVRRQFREIPGIMDGTAKPEYGRCVDIVTAAAIKEMAIPGILAVAVPILVGVILGPLALGGLLIGIIASGLLLALTMANGGGAWDNAKKLIEDGAHGGKGSEAHKAAVVGDTVGDPFKDTSGPAINPLIKVVNVVALLFSSLFIGGGLL encoded by the coding sequence ATGGATGGTTTGATATATCTTGCCCCTATAGCAGGTATAATCAGTTTGGTATTTGCTGCTTTTTTTGCGCGCAGTGTGCTTAAAGAAGGAACAGGTACTGAAAAAATGCAAGAGGTTTCACTGGCGATCCAGGAAGGTGCAATGGCGTACCTTAACCGCCAGTTTAAAACAATAGCAGTTGTTGCTATTATTATTGCAGTTTTGATACTGGTTTTACTTGGAGATGTGGGCCCTAAAATAGCGATTGGATTTCTGGTAGGAGCTGCAAGTTCTGCTCTGGCGGGATACATTGGAATGAACGTATCAGTAAGGGCAAACGTACGTACTGCACATGCGGCTTCAAAAAACCTTAAACATGCTCTGTCAGTTGCATTTCGTGGAGGAGCTGTGACAGGTCTGGCCGTAGTCGGCCTTGCATTGCTGGGAACCAGTGGGTTTTATATTGTGTATGGTGATGTTGATCTAATTCTGGGCTTTGCTTTTGGTGCAAGTCTTATCAGTCTTTTTGCCAGGGTTGGCGGAGGTATATATACAAAAGCTGCAGATGTTGGTGCTGATCTGGTAGGAAAGATTGAAGCCGGAATTCCTGAAGATGATCCACGTAATGCTGGTGTTATTGCAGACAATGTTGGTGACAATGTGGGTGATTGTGCAGGAATGGGTGCTGACCTATTTGAAACATATGTAGTTACAGTTCTTGCAGCTATGCTGCTTGGTTCACTTATTATTGAGATACATCCAAATGCAATACTGTATCCACTGATTCTTGGTGCAGTTGCCATATTTGCTTCGATCATAGCAATGTTTTTTGTAAAAGTTGGTGATGACGGCAAGATCATGAAAGCTCTCTATAAAGGAGTTGCAGTTGCTGCGATCTTATGTATGGTTGCATTCTATTTTGTAACAGTCTGGCTTTTTGGAGATGTTAGATTCTATTTCGCTGCACTTGTTGGTGTTGTGATAATGGTTCTGATGGTAGTTTTTACCGAATATTATACATCCACCAGCTACAGACCTGTAAAAACTATAGCCGAATCTTCTGAAACTGGAGCCGGTACTAATGTAATTTCAGGTCTTGCTATTGGATTTGAAAGTACTGCTCTTCCAATGATAGTTATTGCAGGTGGAATTCTGGCAGCTTTCTTTGTTGTTGGCGGTGCAACTGCTCCGGCAATAGGACTTTATGGTATTGCGATAGCTGCTGCTGCTATGCTTTCTACAACCGGTATGATTGTTGCACTTGATTCATATGGTCCGGTTACAGATAATGCAGGAGGCATTGCTGAGATGGCAGGTCTGCCCTCAGATGTACGGGAAATTACCGATGCTCTTGATGCTGTTGGCAATACTACAAAAGCTGTGACAAAGGGATATGCTATAGGTTCAGCTGCACTGGGTGCTCTGGCCCTTTTTGCAGATTACAGACATAAGGTGGATCTTGACATCGGAGTTCTTGCCCTGGACAATCCACTGGTGCTTGTAGGACTCTTCATTGGTGCTCTGCTTCCTTTCATATTCAGCGCGGTCACAATGCGTGCTGTTGGCAGAGCCGCTTTTAAAGTGGTAAATGAAGTACGTCGACAGTTCAGAGAAATTCCCGGAATAATGGACGGAACCGCAAAGCCGGAATATGGGCGCTGTGTAGACATTGTTACAGCTGCAGCAATTAAAGAGATGGCTATTCCAGGAATACTTGCAGTGGCCGTTCCGATATTAGTGGGAGTTATACTGGGACCACTGGCACTTGGAGGACTTCTGATTGGTATCATAGCTTCCGGTCTTCTGCTTGCTCTAACAATGGCAAATGGCGGAGGTGCATGGGACAATGCTAAGAAATTGATCGAAGATGGTGCACACGGAGGTAAAGGCTCTGAAGCTCATAAAGCTGCTGTTGTTGGTGACACTGTAGGTGACCCTTTCAAGGATACATCCGGACCTGCGATCAATCCACTTATAAAAGTGGTCAATGTTGTGGCATTGTTGTTCTCATCCCTATTCATAGGGGGAGGACTGCTGTAA
- the gatD gene encoding Glu-tRNA(Gln) amidotransferase subunit GatD, protein MEFETGDKIKIKKNGVEYQGVAMPKSGKCVVLKLESGYNIGVNPEGTNIEIIQKKEYSPLKVKPENKQADSKLPEVSIISTGGTIASKIDYRTGAVSAQFSADDILESIPELQKMARFKGRVVYNVLSENMKPEYWPELAGAVIEEIENGADGIIIAHGTDTMMYTAAALSFMINTPVPIVLVGSQRSADRPSSDNVMNVICAAKVATSDIAEVCVVMHDSISDDRCGIYRGTRVRKMHTSRRDAFWPINSDPIGFVDYSTKDIEIISDYATRDSSKLVSETNIDPRCGLIKFVPGAKPDILSYYTRKNYRGIVIEGTGLGHVSTEWVPEIEKATKAGIAVVITSQCLYGRVCDRVYDTGRDLIKAGAIEGKDMLPEVALVKLMWALGQSSDMDTVLELMETNIAGEFSLRSLH, encoded by the coding sequence ATGGAATTTGAAACTGGAGACAAAATAAAGATCAAAAAAAATGGTGTTGAGTATCAGGGAGTTGCAATGCCAAAGTCCGGAAAGTGTGTTGTTCTTAAGTTAGAAAGCGGATATAATATTGGAGTAAATCCCGAAGGTACCAACATTGAAATTATACAGAAAAAAGAATATTCTCCATTAAAAGTAAAACCTGAAAACAAGCAAGCAGATAGCAAACTCCCTGAAGTTTCTATTATCTCAACAGGCGGAACAATAGCAAGTAAAATAGATTATAGAACTGGAGCGGTTTCTGCCCAGTTCTCAGCAGACGATATACTTGAATCTATACCTGAATTGCAAAAAATGGCTCGATTTAAAGGAAGGGTTGTGTACAATGTCCTTTCCGAAAATATGAAGCCTGAGTACTGGCCTGAACTTGCAGGAGCCGTTATCGAAGAAATCGAAAATGGAGCAGATGGAATAATTATAGCCCATGGAACTGATACCATGATGTACACTGCTGCAGCACTTTCTTTTATGATAAATACACCAGTTCCTATAGTACTGGTTGGATCCCAGCGAAGTGCTGATCGGCCAAGTAGTGATAATGTAATGAATGTTATATGTGCAGCAAAGGTTGCCACCAGTGATATTGCAGAGGTGTGTGTAGTCATGCATGATAGTATTTCTGATGACAGGTGCGGGATATATCGCGGTACCCGCGTCAGAAAAATGCACACTTCACGAAGAGATGCTTTCTGGCCGATAAACAGCGATCCAATCGGGTTTGTTGACTATTCTACAAAAGATATCGAGATAATTTCAGATTATGCTACGAGGGACTCATCTAAGCTAGTATCAGAGACAAATATTGATCCCAGATGTGGATTGATTAAGTTTGTTCCAGGTGCAAAACCTGATATACTATCCTATTATACCCGAAAAAATTATCGTGGGATTGTTATTGAAGGTACTGGCCTTGGACATGTTTCCACCGAATGGGTGCCTGAAATAGAGAAAGCTACAAAGGCAGGTATTGCCGTGGTTATTACGTCTCAGTGTTTGTACGGAAGAGTGTGTGACCGAGTGTATGATACTGGCAGAGATCTCATCAAAGCTGGAGCTATTGAAGGAAAGGATATGCTACCAGAAGTCGCACTTGTGAAGCTTATGTGGGCATTGGGACAATCAAGTGAT
- a CDS encoding LL-diaminopimelate aminotransferase: MYADRINALPAYLFATIDEAKSKMVEKGVDVIDLGVGDPDKPTPSHIVESMCEAVKDPQNHKYPSYSGLIEFRKAAAKWLKDTRNINVDPATETLTMIGSKEGVAHIPLAFINPGDVALVPDPAYPVYKIGTQFAGGKPHIMPLLEENGFLPDLDSIPQDIIAKSKLMFLNYPNNPTSATATVDFFKEVVDFAEDNNIVIVHDNAYSDIVFDGYKSPSFLEIDGAMDVGIELYSLSKTYNMTGWRLAFAAGNSEIINGLGKVKSNIDSGAFDAIQKAGITALASSQQCVEDMNKTYTSRRDTLLKGLKEMGLEVKPPKATFYVWAPVPEKYKSIEFSKLLLEEAGIVATPGVGFGEYGEGYIRFALTRSVDRISEAVERMGKLEI, translated from the coding sequence ATGTACGCAGACAGAATAAACGCATTACCAGCCTATCTATTTGCAACGATAGACGAAGCAAAATCAAAAATGGTCGAAAAAGGTGTGGATGTTATAGATCTGGGGGTAGGAGATCCGGATAAACCAACACCCTCTCATATTGTAGAATCAATGTGTGAAGCAGTAAAAGATCCTCAAAATCACAAATACCCTTCCTACAGCGGCCTGATAGAGTTCAGGAAAGCTGCAGCAAAATGGCTTAAAGATACCAGAAATATCAATGTGGATCCTGCAACTGAAACCCTTACAATGATTGGATCAAAAGAAGGCGTGGCACATATTCCACTTGCATTTATTAATCCAGGTGATGTTGCACTTGTTCCGGATCCTGCATATCCGGTATATAAGATCGGAACACAGTTTGCAGGTGGGAAACCACATATTATGCCTCTGCTGGAAGAAAACGGCTTTTTGCCAGATCTTGATTCAATTCCTCAGGACATAATTGCAAAAAGCAAGCTCATGTTTCTGAATTATCCAAATAATCCAACCTCTGCAACAGCAACCGTGGATTTCTTTAAAGAGGTCGTGGATTTTGCAGAAGATAACAATATTGTCATAGTTCATGATAATGCATATTCTGATATTGTTTTTGATGGATATAAGTCTCCAAGCTTTCTGGAAATCGATGGAGCCATGGATGTAGGAATTGAACTATATTCCCTATCCAAAACATATAATATGACAGGCTGGCGCCTCGCATTTGCCGCAGGAAACAGTGAAATAATCAATGGTCTTGGAAAGGTTAAATCCAATATTGATTCTGGTGCATTCGATGCCATACAGAAAGCTGGGATAACTGCACTTGCCAGTTCACAGCAGTGTGTTGAAGATATGAACAAAACATATACAAGCAGGCGGGATACACTGTTGAAGGGCCTGAAAGAGATGGGTCTAGAAGTAAAACCACCAAAAGCAACATTCTATGTATGGGCACCGGTACCTGAAAAGTATAAATCAATTGAATTTTCAAAGCTACTGCTTGAGGAAGCAGGCATTGTAGCAACTCCTGGTGTTGGATTTGGAGAATATGGTGAAGGCTATATCAGATTCGCACTTACTCGCTCTGTTGATAGAATAAGTGAAGCTGTTGAAAGAATGGGAAAACTCGAGATCTAA
- a CDS encoding ATP-binding protein: MFKIAVTGKGGVGKTTLAGTLSRMFARDSYDSLAIDADSDMNLASSIGIKNPPKPLTEYKNLIEERTGEIGGVFKYNPKVDDVVERFGVIGPDGVKMLIMGTVERGGSGCMCPASSFLRAFLRHVILKENTAVILDMEAGIEHLGRGTTRGIDLMIIVVEPGMRSIETASRIKKLSQDIGIKNIAAVVNKGPSKSVKPYLDKFEIPLLGEIPYDPQMVNADLEGLAPIDYGGESVNAIENIKDQVLKMIKHSK, translated from the coding sequence ATGTTCAAAATTGCAGTTACAGGAAAAGGCGGGGTTGGAAAAACCACACTTGCAGGCACATTATCAAGGATGTTTGCTAGAGACAGCTACGATTCACTGGCAATCGATGCAGATTCAGATATGAACCTTGCATCTTCAATCGGAATCAAGAATCCTCCAAAGCCTCTTACTGAATATAAAAACCTCATTGAAGAAAGAACGGGCGAGATTGGAGGTGTTTTTAAATACAATCCAAAAGTGGATGATGTTGTTGAAAGATTTGGTGTAATCGGACCAGATGGCGTTAAAATGCTTATTATGGGAACAGTTGAGCGTGGAGGAAGCGGATGTATGTGTCCTGCATCGTCTTTTTTGCGTGCTTTTCTCAGGCATGTAATCCTTAAAGAAAATACAGCTGTAATTCTGGATATGGAAGCAGGAATAGAGCATCTTGGAAGAGGAACCACACGTGGAATTGACCTTATGATAATTGTGGTTGAACCCGGAATGAGATCTATAGAAACTGCATCCAGAATTAAAAAATTATCTCAGGATATTGGAATAAAAAATATTGCAGCTGTTGTGAATAAAGGTCCATCGAAATCAGTTAAGCCCTATCTTGACAAGTTTGAAATACCGCTTCTTGGTGAAATCCCATATGACCCACAGATGGTTAATGCAGACCTTGAAGGGCTGGCACCTATAGACTACGGAGGAGAATCAGTTAATGCAATAGAAAATATAAAAGACCAGGTCCTGAAAATGATCAAGCATTCCAAATGA
- the aroC gene encoding chorismate synthase, translating to MSGSTFGKIFRITTWGESHGRGVGVVVDGVPAGFPIVPDEIQKELNRRKPGQSRMSTSRAEKDSVEILSGIFNGITTGTPISMLVWNQDADSSSYEYMKNTPRPGHADYPYQAKYGIRDYRGGGRSSARETVSRVAAGAIAKKLLLRYDIEIVAHVIELGGIRAKAMDFDEIVENLEKTPVRCADIDAADRMQAAVDSARKEGDSIGGVVEVIARGVPPGIGEPVFDKLDADIAKAMMSIGAVKGVEFGAGFECSRMKGSQMNDAISLRDENVFMETNNAGGIIGGISTGMPITCKMAVKPTPSISKEQKTVDMESMKNTGISIKGRHDPTIPPRLVPVAESMMALVLVDHMMQNGSISSVSLLKK from the coding sequence ATGTCTGGAAGTACATTTGGTAAAATATTTAGGATAACTACATGGGGAGAATCTCATGGAAGAGGGGTAGGTGTTGTTGTGGATGGCGTACCTGCAGGATTTCCCATAGTCCCGGATGAAATCCAAAAAGAACTTAACAGAAGAAAGCCGGGTCAGAGCAGAATGTCCACTTCGAGGGCCGAAAAGGATTCAGTAGAAATATTATCTGGTATATTCAATGGTATAACAACCGGAACACCGATTTCAATGCTTGTCTGGAACCAGGATGCGGATTCAAGTTCTTATGAATATATGAAAAATACACCCAGACCCGGGCATGCAGATTATCCGTATCAGGCTAAATATGGAATCCGGGATTATCGTGGAGGGGGTCGCTCATCAGCAAGGGAAACCGTGAGCAGGGTGGCTGCCGGAGCGATTGCAAAAAAGCTGTTGTTGCGATATGATATAGAGATAGTTGCCCATGTAATTGAGCTTGGAGGAATTCGAGCAAAAGCCATGGATTTTGATGAAATAGTTGAAAATCTTGAAAAAACCCCTGTAAGATGTGCAGATATTGATGCGGCAGACCGGATGCAGGCCGCTGTAGATTCTGCCCGAAAAGAAGGTGATAGCATCGGGGGAGTAGTAGAGGTTATAGCTCGTGGAGTGCCACCAGGTATTGGTGAACCAGTTTTCGATAAACTGGATGCAGATATTGCAAAGGCTATGATGAGTATAGGAGCTGTAAAAGGTGTTGAGTTTGGAGCAGGTTTTGAATGTTCTCGAATGAAGGGAAGTCAGATGAATGATGCAATAAGCCTGCGGGATGAAAATGTTTTTATGGAAACTAACAATGCAGGAGGAATTATAGGTGGAATTTCCACAGGTATGCCAATTACATGTAAAATGGCGGTCAAACCCACTCCTTCAATCTCAAAAGAACAGAAGACGGTTGATATGGAATCGATGAAGAATACTGGCATATCAATAAAAGGAAGACATGATCCTACAATTCCTCCAAGGCTGGTACCAGTAGCAGAATCTATGATGGCTCTTGTTCTGGTGGATCACATGATGCAGAACGGTTCAATAAGTAGTGTCAGTCTTCTTAAAAAATAG
- a CDS encoding ferritin family protein encodes MDLLIDRSNKGAGHMTDEVQVFRCRICGDPYIGTDKPDRCPFCGAMTKYIIEADRWDSAEFEVELSITSRKNLESALELEVSNAGFYICAMEEAVSKEDEYNLAKFKALKKVEAEHASAICKFLKIAVPKIDKLECSKDSIENTKEGWERERRAIDSYSRFADEAVEPRIKEFFTALIEIETDHLDLHSNMLKNVN; translated from the coding sequence ATGGATTTACTTATTGATCGTAGCAATAAAGGGGCTGGACACATGACCGATGAAGTGCAGGTATTCAGGTGCAGAATATGCGGTGACCCGTATATAGGAACAGATAAACCAGACAGATGTCCTTTCTGTGGAGCCATGACAAAATATATTATAGAAGCTGATAGATGGGACTCTGCAGAGTTTGAGGTAGAACTTAGTATAACAAGTAGGAAGAATCTGGAATCCGCACTTGAACTTGAAGTTAGCAATGCCGGGTTTTATATTTGTGCAATGGAAGAGGCAGTTTCGAAGGAAGATGAATACAATTTAGCTAAATTTAAGGCCTTGAAAAAAGTTGAAGCTGAACATGCTTCTGCAATATGCAAATTCCTCAAGATTGCAGTACCAAAAATAGATAAACTGGAATGCAGCAAGGATTCTATTGAAAATACAAAAGAAGGCTGGGAAAGAGAAAGAAGGGCCATAGATTCCTATTCTAGATTTGCAGATGAAGCCGTTGAACCGCGTATTAAAGAATTTTTTACTGCACTTATTGAGATCGAAACCGACCACTTAGACCTTCATTCTAATATGCTGAAAAATGTAAACTGA
- the argH gene encoding argininosuccinate lyase, producing MSDILRRGRLSSTPDEKIHKFTSSMIDDAWIFDADILVDMAHTIMLYEQEIIKKEDCVSILSSLLKIRDEGIEKLDWSYEDIHISLESRLIDMVGEDIGGRMHSGRSRNDEVATCIRLVLRNQLLDLMDEINTLRESLLITASENLKTIMPGYTHLQHAQPTTFAHHLLAHTGALKRDFGRVLDAFSRINMCPLGAAAFASTGFDIDRSRTRELLGFEGIVENSMDAVSTRDFLIEAAFVCTNIMLNLSKMAEEIILWSTSEFNFIELDDQYASTSSIMPQKKNPDTAELIRGKCGVATGSLMSLITISKSLPLSYNRDLQEATPNIWKCVETTTTSLLIMAGMISTMKINKEAMELQSVNGFTTATELADTLVRVSGIPFRTAHQIVGMIAKDGHVPTLEIIDDAAYSVMQKKMSDLGLTEDIVHEALDPHLNIDRRKAAGGPASNEVLRCIGSGKDDLVSDINTVNQIRDHTERSVKNLLDLVHEFIGNT from the coding sequence ATGAGCGATATTTTAAGGCGAGGAAGACTTTCATCAACTCCGGATGAAAAGATTCACAAATTTACTTCATCAATGATAGATGATGCATGGATATTTGACGCAGATATTCTGGTGGATATGGCCCACACGATCATGCTCTATGAGCAGGAAATAATCAAAAAGGAGGATTGTGTGTCTATACTTTCGTCTCTTTTAAAAATAAGGGATGAAGGAATTGAAAAGCTGGACTGGAGTTATGAAGATATCCATATCTCACTGGAATCAAGGTTAATAGATATGGTTGGAGAAGACATTGGCGGAAGAATGCATTCAGGCAGATCCCGAAATGATGAGGTAGCAACATGTATTCGTCTGGTCCTGAGAAATCAACTCCTTGACCTGATGGATGAAATCAATACACTCAGAGAATCACTGTTGATTACTGCATCTGAAAATCTGAAGACTATCATGCCTGGATATACTCATTTGCAGCATGCACAGCCGACTACATTTGCTCATCACCTTCTGGCTCATACAGGAGCACTGAAAAGAGATTTTGGACGTGTACTTGATGCATTCTCCAGAATTAATATGTGCCCACTGGGAGCGGCTGCTTTTGCATCAACGGGATTCGACATTGATCGGTCCAGAACTCGGGAACTTCTGGGTTTTGAGGGAATTGTTGAAAATTCAATGGATGCTGTAAGTACACGGGATTTTTTGATCGAGGCCGCTTTCGTATGTACCAACATTATGCTTAATCTGAGCAAAATGGCTGAAGAGATTATTCTCTGGTCAACCTCAGAATTTAATTTTATAGAACTTGATGATCAGTATGCTTCAACTTCATCGATCATGCCTCAGAAAAAGAATCCTGATACCGCGGAGTTAATTAGGGGAAAGTGTGGTGTAGCAACAGGTTCACTCATGTCACTTATCACAATATCTAAATCACTTCCCTTAAGTTACAATCGCGATCTTCAGGAAGCAACACCCAATATCTGGAAGTGTGTGGAAACAACAACCACTTCACTATTAATAATGGCTGGTATGATTTCCACCATGAAGATCAATAAGGAAGCAATGGAGCTCCAGTCGGTAAATGGATTCACAACCGCAACAGAGCTTGCTGATACGCTGGTCAGAGTTTCAGGGATACCATTCAGAACCGCTCATCAGATCGTTGGAATGATTGCAAAAGATGGTCATGTTCCAACACTTGAAATAATTGATGATGCTGCCTATTCTGTAATGCAGAAAAAAATGAGTGACCTTGGCCTTACCGAAGATATTGTTCATGAAGCACTGGATCCTCATCTTAATATAGATCGCAGAAAAGCTGCCGGGGGGCCTGCTTCGAATGAAGTCCTTAGGTGTATTGGTTCAGGAAAAGATGACCTTGTATCAGATATAAATACGGTTAACCAGATTCGGGACCATACTGAAAGATCGGTAAAGAACCTTCTTGATCTTGTTCATGAATTTATAGGCAATACCTGA
- a CDS encoding TIGR00269 family protein: MSSKCTKCNQRSVIFQKYSGMRLCRKHFIEDVERKIKLTIRKEANIAKNDTIAVALSGGKDSSVLLYVLHKTLKERPDIRIVAITVDEGIEGYRSHTVQSAAILAQNMGIEHIVVSFEQEFGKSLDELISGERVQGACTYCGVLRKSLLNRIARNIGATKLATGHNLDDEAQTIFLNHIRGDVERLVRLAPTRELDGLILRSKPLRKIPEKEVALYAFLNDLPVDYSECPYAGEAMRGEVRDVLNDLEVNHPGTKYSILSGFDKMVQILAKEYTQTNMSGCQICGEPCNSNTCQACKILGRNIIEY, from the coding sequence ATGAGCAGTAAATGCACAAAATGCAATCAGAGATCTGTAATTTTTCAAAAATATTCAGGAATGCGTCTCTGCAGGAAACACTTCATTGAAGATGTGGAAAGAAAAATTAAGCTTACAATAAGAAAGGAAGCAAATATAGCAAAAAATGATACTATAGCTGTGGCTCTTAGTGGAGGAAAAGACAGCAGTGTTCTCCTTTATGTCCTTCATAAGACATTAAAAGAGAGGCCAGATATCAGAATCGTGGCAATTACAGTCGATGAAGGGATAGAAGGATATCGTTCCCATACAGTTCAAAGCGCAGCAATACTTGCTCAAAATATGGGAATTGAGCATATTGTAGTTTCGTTTGAACAGGAATTTGGAAAAAGTCTTGATGAGCTGATATCAGGTGAACGGGTGCAGGGAGCATGTACATACTGTGGGGTTTTGCGAAAATCACTGCTAAATAGGATTGCACGTAATATAGGAGCAACAAAACTTGCTACAGGGCACAACCTTGATGATGAAGCACAAACCATCTTTCTAAATCATATTCGTGGAGATGTAGAAAGGCTTGTAAGACTTGCACCAACAAGAGAACTTGATGGACTAATATTAAGATCCAAACCTTTAAGGAAAATCCCTGAAAAAGAGGTAGCTCTTTACGCGTTTTTGAACGACCTGCCTGTGGATTATAGTGAATGTCCATATGCTGGTGAAGCTATGAGAGGAGAAGTAAGAGATGTTCTTAATGATCTTGAAGTGAATCATCCAGGCACTAAATACTCAATTCTTAGTGGTTTTGATAAAATGGTACAGATTCTTGCAAAAGAATATACTCAAACCAATATGTCTGGATGCCAGATATGCGGAGAGCCCTGTAATTCCAATACCTGTCAGGCCTGTAAAATACTTGGAAGAAATATAATCGAATATTGA
- a CDS encoding tripartite tricarboxylate transporter permease — MHDFVLTGDFSYFLFFLSIFAGFTLGIFSGLTPGIHTNNFALLLAAGASMMEGYGFYPFYIAVMILSNSVSHSFHDIIPSVFLGAPDSSTALAVLPGHKLLLEGNGPEAVRLSALGSAGAVVFSMFLLFPLIILFDNMYPFIQEYMGWLLILIACLMISSENGEYISGQGSFAHFKFKFYALMLFLLSGFLGYFSFQLEHFIDPALDVFNSSILLPLLSGLFGSSQLIVSMLSGSSIPSQINKGISLSRKRILRGIVAGSSAGSFVAWIPGISSSVAAIIARLCIKENFERYGEFDEKESESSKEFLVSVSGVNTSNSIFGLFALIIIERARSGAMVAFDELLDISMLGKFSITLFVGVILFASILSYISTIIIGDNIHSLLSKLNYLRLCQGVLIALLMIVFLSTGTFGLVIFLISTSVGMLAPFMNIRRSHSMGVIMVPVIIYFI; from the coding sequence ATGCATGATTTTGTACTGACAGGAGATTTTTCATACTTCCTCTTTTTTTTATCAATATTTGCCGGGTTTACACTTGGAATTTTTTCAGGTCTTACACCAGGAATTCACACCAACAACTTTGCCCTTCTTCTTGCTGCAGGTGCATCAATGATGGAAGGATACGGTTTCTACCCATTTTATATTGCTGTAATGATCCTTTCAAACTCAGTGTCACACTCTTTTCATGACATCATTCCATCGGTGTTCTTAGGAGCACCAGATTCCAGCACAGCACTGGCTGTTCTCCCAGGACACAAACTGTTACTTGAAGGAAACGGTCCCGAAGCTGTAAGGCTGTCTGCACTGGGAAGTGCAGGAGCAGTTGTTTTTTCCATGTTTCTGTTATTCCCGCTTATAATTCTGTTTGACAATATGTATCCATTTATTCAGGAATATATGGGATGGCTTTTAATTTTGATTGCTTGTCTTATGATATCTTCAGAAAATGGAGAGTATATATCCGGTCAGGGATCATTTGCACACTTTAAGTTTAAATTTTATGCATTGATGCTGTTTTTACTTTCAGGGTTTCTTGGATATTTCTCATTTCAACTTGAACATTTTATAGATCCTGCGCTTGATGTTTTTAATTCTTCAATTCTTCTTCCTCTTTTGAGCGGTCTTTTTGGCTCATCCCAGCTTATAGTAAGTATGTTATCAGGTTCCAGTATTCCTTCACAGATAAATAAAGGTATATCCCTTTCAAGAAAAAGAATATTAAGAGGAATTGTTGCAGGAAGTTCTGCAGGTTCATTTGTTGCCTGGATTCCTGGAATCTCATCATCGGTTGCGGCGATTATTGCAAGATTATGCATTAAGGAGAATTTTGAAAGATACGGTGAATTTGATGAAAAAGAAAGTGAAAGTTCAAAAGAATTCCTTGTTTCTGTTTCTGGTGTAAATACCTCAAATTCAATATTTGGATTATTTGCTCTGATTATCATTGAAAGAGCAAGAAGCGGAGCAATGGTGGCTTTTGATGAGCTTCTTGATATCAGTATGCTGGGTAAATTCTCAATTACACTTTTTGTCGGAGTTATCCTATTTGCATCTATATTGTCCTATATTTCAACAATAATTATAGGGGACAACATTCATAGCTTACTGAGTAAACTTAATTATCTGAGGTTATGTCAGGGGGTCCTCATAGCGCTCTTAATGATAGTTTTTTTGTCAACGGGGACTTTTGGACTGGTTATATTTCTTATCTCAACTTCAGTTGGTATGCTGGCACCTTTTATGAACATAAGAAGATCACATTCAATGGGAGTAATAATGGTACCAGTAATCATTTATTTCATTTGA